One Curtobacterium sp. MCLR17_007 DNA window includes the following coding sequences:
- a CDS encoding iron-sulfur cluster assembly accessory protein yields the protein MSDTITSEATAIDTTATDDTATHGVQLSGAAAGKVASLLEQEGRDDLRLRLAVQPGGCSGLIYQLYFDERLLDGDTTAAFDGVEVVVDKMSVPYLDGATIDFEDTIQKQGFTIDNPNAQGSCACGDSFH from the coding sequence ATGAGCGACACCATCACGAGCGAAGCCACCGCGATCGACACGACCGCCACGGACGACACGGCCACGCACGGCGTGCAGCTCAGTGGCGCCGCCGCGGGCAAGGTCGCCAGCCTCCTCGAGCAAGAGGGCCGCGACGACCTGCGTCTGCGCCTCGCCGTCCAGCCCGGCGGCTGCTCGGGTCTGATCTACCAGCTGTACTTCGACGAGCGGCTGCTCGACGGTGACACGACTGCCGCGTTCGACGGTGTCGAGGTGGTCGTCGACAAGATGAGCGTGCCCTACCTCGACGGCGCCACGATCGACTTCGAGGACACGATCCAGAAGCAGGGCTTCACCATCGACAACCCGAACGCCCAGGGCAGCTGCGCGTGCGGTGACAGCTTCCACTGA
- the coxB gene encoding cytochrome c oxidase subunit II: protein MRSNRRIRWAAVPVAVGLVIALAGCSQQQLNGWLPGTEETKDVTNHTSRVVGLWTTSWIVLLAVGLIVWGLIIWAAIVYRRRKGQTGLPVQMRYNMPLEIFYTIVPLILVLGFFAFTAKDQAAIEKPFAQPDTTVHVYGKRWAWDFNYIDQNNPSESVYYQGIQAQEEENGNGAIDESQLPTLYLPVGKKVKIELDSRDVDHSFWVIDFLYKKDMLPGKTNYEYFIPQKEGTYQGKCAELCGEYHSLMLFQVKVVSPAKYQAYLDTLKDQGKVGLLGNEYNTNTNQPDNKAPVTASDDK, encoded by the coding sequence GTGCGTTCGAATCGCCGTATACGTTGGGCGGCCGTCCCGGTGGCCGTCGGTCTGGTCATCGCACTGGCGGGCTGCTCGCAGCAGCAGCTGAACGGATGGCTCCCCGGTACCGAGGAGACGAAGGACGTCACGAACCACACGAGCCGCGTCGTCGGCCTGTGGACCACCAGCTGGATCGTGCTGCTGGCCGTCGGTCTCATCGTGTGGGGCCTGATCATCTGGGCCGCGATCGTGTACCGCCGCCGGAAGGGCCAGACCGGCCTGCCCGTGCAGATGCGCTACAACATGCCGCTCGAGATCTTCTACACGATCGTGCCGCTCATCCTGGTGCTGGGCTTCTTCGCCTTCACCGCGAAGGACCAGGCCGCCATCGAGAAGCCGTTCGCGCAGCCCGACACCACGGTGCACGTCTACGGCAAGCGCTGGGCGTGGGACTTCAACTACATCGACCAGAACAACCCTTCCGAGAGCGTCTACTACCAGGGCATCCAGGCCCAGGAAGAAGAGAACGGCAACGGGGCGATCGACGAGTCGCAGCTGCCGACGCTGTACCTGCCGGTCGGCAAGAAGGTCAAGATCGAGCTGGACTCGCGCGACGTGGACCACTCCTTCTGGGTCATCGACTTCCTCTACAAGAAGGACATGCTCCCCGGCAAGACGAACTACGAGTACTTCATCCCGCAGAAGGAAGGCACCTACCAGGGCAAGTGCGCCGAGCTCTGCGGCGAGTACCACTCCCTGATGCTCTTCCAGGTCAAGGTCGTGTCGCCCGCCAAGTACCAGGCGTACCTCGACACCCTCAAGGACCAGGGCAAGGTGGGCCTGCTCGGCAACGAGTACAACACCAACACGAACCAGCCTGACAACAAGGCGCCCGTCACGGCGTCGGACGACAAGTAG
- the ctaD gene encoding cytochrome c oxidase subunit I: MTTSFVGQPTATATPDFQASKVGRKGNIIVRWITSTDHKTIGYMYLITSFLYFLLAGVMALVIRAQLFEPGLQVVATKEQYNQLFTMHGTIMLLLFATPLFSGFANAIMPLQIGAPDVAFPRLNGFAFWLYFFGALIAVGGFLTPQGAASFGWFAYAPLSDTTFTPGLGGTLWVFGLGLTGFSTILGAVNFITTIITMRAPGMTMFRMSIFTWNTLVTSLLVLMAFPVLAAALFGLGLDRVFDAQIFNPANGGALLWQHLFWFFGHPEVYIIALPFFGIVSEVFPVFSRKPIFGYKTLVYATISIAALSVTVWAHHMYVTGSVLLPWFSLMTMLIAVPTGVKIFNWVGTMWRGSVTFETPILWAIGFLITFTFGGLTGVILASPPLDFHVSDSYFVVAHFHYVVFGTVVFAMFSGFYFWWPKWTGRMLNERLGKIHFWLLFIGFHTTFLIQHWLGVIGMPRRYATYLPNDGFTWMNQLSTIGAMILGISFLPFIFNVYVTARNAPKVAVNDPWGYGRSLEWATSCPPPRHNFTSIPRIRSESPAFDLNHPEAGVPVGVGPAKDAPDAPTYDAAKGEVK; encoded by the coding sequence ATGACAACGTCATTCGTCGGCCAACCGACAGCGACCGCGACGCCGGACTTCCAGGCGTCCAAGGTCGGTCGGAAGGGCAACATCATCGTCCGGTGGATCACCTCCACGGACCACAAGACCATCGGGTACATGTACCTGATCACGTCGTTCCTGTACTTCCTGCTCGCGGGCGTCATGGCACTCGTGATCCGTGCGCAGCTCTTCGAGCCTGGCCTGCAGGTCGTCGCGACGAAGGAGCAGTACAACCAGCTGTTCACGATGCACGGCACGATCATGCTGCTGCTCTTCGCGACGCCGCTGTTCTCGGGCTTCGCGAACGCGATCATGCCGCTGCAGATCGGTGCGCCCGACGTCGCCTTCCCGCGACTGAACGGCTTCGCGTTCTGGCTCTACTTCTTCGGCGCGCTGATCGCCGTCGGTGGCTTCCTCACCCCGCAGGGTGCGGCGTCGTTCGGGTGGTTCGCGTACGCGCCACTCAGTGACACGACGTTCACACCAGGGCTCGGCGGCACGTTGTGGGTGTTCGGCCTCGGCCTCACCGGCTTCTCGACGATCCTCGGCGCGGTGAACTTCATCACGACGATCATCACGATGCGTGCCCCCGGCATGACCATGTTCCGCATGTCGATCTTCACGTGGAACACCCTCGTGACGTCGCTGCTCGTGCTCATGGCGTTCCCCGTGCTCGCCGCCGCGCTGTTCGGCCTCGGCCTCGACCGCGTGTTCGACGCGCAGATCTTCAACCCGGCGAACGGCGGAGCGCTGCTCTGGCAGCACCTCTTCTGGTTCTTCGGGCACCCAGAGGTCTACATCATCGCGCTGCCGTTCTTCGGCATCGTCTCCGAGGTCTTCCCGGTCTTCAGCCGCAAGCCGATCTTCGGGTACAAGACCCTGGTCTACGCGACCATCTCCATCGCGGCCCTGTCGGTCACGGTGTGGGCGCACCACATGTACGTCACCGGTTCGGTGCTGCTGCCGTGGTTCTCGCTCATGACGATGCTCATCGCGGTCCCGACCGGCGTGAAGATCTTCAACTGGGTCGGCACGATGTGGCGCGGTTCGGTCACCTTCGAGACCCCGATCCTGTGGGCCATCGGCTTCCTGATCACCTTCACCTTCGGTGGTCTGACCGGCGTCATCCTGGCGTCGCCGCCGCTCGACTTCCACGTGTCCGACTCGTACTTCGTCGTGGCGCACTTCCACTACGTGGTCTTCGGCACCGTCGTGTTCGCGATGTTCTCCGGCTTCTACTTCTGGTGGCCGAAGTGGACCGGACGCATGCTCAACGAGCGGCTCGGCAAGATCCACTTCTGGCTGCTGTTCATCGGCTTCCACACCACGTTCCTGATCCAGCACTGGCTGGGCGTCATCGGCATGCCGCGTCGCTACGCGACCTACCTGCCGAACGACGGGTTCACGTGGATGAACCAGCTGTCGACCATCGGTGCGATGATCCTCGGCATCTCGTTCCTGCCGTTCATCTTCAACGTCTACGTCACCGCACGGAACGCGCCGAAGGTCGCCGTGAACGACCCGTGGGGCTACGGTCGCTCGCTCGAGTGGGCGACCTCCTGCCCGCCGCCGCGGCACAACTTCACGTCGATCCCGCGCATCCGTTCTGAGTCCCCGGCCTTCGACCTGAACCACCCCGAGGCCGGTGTCCCGGTGGGTGTGGGTCCCGCGAAGGACGCCCCGGATGCCCCGACCTACGACGCCGCGAAGGGCGAGGTGAAGTAA
- a CDS encoding cytochrome c oxidase subunit 4 — protein sequence MRANVNLFWILFGFFILADAAYTIWAILYYGKPEPVGTVGIGLVGIMSAFIAFYLGRVLSAQGGDLPEDRQDANIEDGDAELGHFSPWSWWPILLAGATALTFLGVAAGLWIVPFGLAFVAITLVGWVFEYYRGNFGH from the coding sequence ATGCGCGCCAACGTCAACCTGTTCTGGATCCTCTTCGGGTTCTTCATCCTCGCGGACGCCGCCTACACGATCTGGGCGATCCTCTACTACGGCAAGCCCGAGCCCGTTGGCACGGTCGGCATCGGTCTCGTCGGCATCATGTCCGCGTTCATCGCCTTCTACCTCGGGCGGGTGCTCTCCGCCCAGGGCGGTGACCTGCCCGAGGACCGGCAGGACGCCAACATCGAGGACGGCGACGCCGAGCTCGGGCACTTCAGCCCGTGGTCGTGGTGGCCGATCCTGCTGGCCGGCGCCACGGCGTTGACCTTCCTCGGTGTCGCAGCCGGTCTGTGGATCGTCCCGTTCGGGCTCGCCTTCGTGGCGATCACCCTGGTCGGCTGGGTCTTCGAGTACTACCGCGGCAACTTCGGGCACTGA
- a CDS encoding glucose-6-phosphate dehydrogenase, with protein MTDKRTLIIFGATGDLASRLLLPGLGTFLQSGRAVPVQLIGTGRSERSPEQWQDVVTKSFATQDVKGPEVDATLESTAFIQGDPTDPKHLKALLDAADNEPILYFALPPQIASDICEALQEVELPEGTTLAFEKPFGTDVASAKALNETVLKLVPEDRVHRTDHFLGRTTVLNIIGLRFANRLFEPIWNAENIEKVDIFYDETLGLENRAQYYDEAGAMVDMIQSHLLQILGIVTMDAPAEIDAVEFRSSLARALRSTQLKGDDPKVASRRAVYTAGTIDGKDLPSYQDEDGVDKSRETETLAEISVEVDTARWKGVPFTLRSGKALGASRKEVLITFKPVTRLPSGLSGRPKADTLRIVLNPDEIELTVSANGGGNPFEMGQVTLSSSFSDGELTPYGEVLNGIFHDDPLLSIRGDVAERCWEIVEPVVAAWKADEVPLEEYRAGSRGPADWESSS; from the coding sequence GTGACCGACAAGCGCACCCTCATCATCTTCGGCGCAACGGGCGACCTCGCCTCCCGCCTGCTCCTGCCGGGCCTCGGCACGTTCCTGCAGAGCGGCCGGGCCGTCCCCGTCCAGCTGATCGGGACCGGGCGCAGTGAGCGTTCCCCCGAGCAGTGGCAGGACGTCGTCACGAAGTCCTTCGCGACACAGGACGTCAAGGGCCCTGAGGTCGACGCGACCCTGGAGTCGACGGCGTTCATCCAGGGCGACCCGACCGACCCGAAGCACCTGAAGGCGCTCCTCGACGCGGCCGACAACGAGCCGATCCTGTACTTCGCGCTGCCGCCGCAGATCGCGTCCGACATCTGCGAGGCGCTGCAGGAGGTCGAGCTCCCCGAAGGCACGACCCTGGCGTTCGAGAAGCCGTTCGGCACCGACGTCGCGAGCGCGAAGGCCCTCAACGAAACGGTGCTCAAGCTGGTCCCCGAGGACCGCGTCCACCGCACCGACCACTTCCTCGGTCGCACCACGGTGCTCAACATCATCGGTCTGCGCTTCGCGAACCGCCTGTTCGAGCCCATCTGGAACGCCGAGAACATCGAGAAGGTCGACATCTTCTACGACGAGACCCTCGGTCTCGAGAACCGCGCCCAGTACTACGACGAGGCCGGCGCGATGGTCGACATGATCCAGTCGCACCTGCTGCAGATCCTCGGCATCGTGACGATGGACGCTCCCGCGGAGATCGACGCCGTCGAGTTCCGTTCGTCCCTGGCCCGCGCGCTCCGGTCGACCCAGCTCAAGGGCGACGACCCCAAGGTCGCGTCGCGCCGTGCCGTCTACACGGCCGGCACGATCGACGGCAAGGACCTGCCGTCGTACCAAGACGAGGACGGCGTCGACAAGTCGCGCGAGACCGAGACCCTCGCCGAGATCTCGGTCGAGGTCGACACCGCGCGCTGGAAGGGTGTCCCCTTCACGCTGCGATCGGGCAAGGCCCTCGGCGCGAGCCGCAAGGAAGTCCTCATCACCTTCAAGCCCGTCACGCGCCTGCCCTCCGGGCTGAGCGGTCGGCCCAAGGCGGACACGCTGCGCATCGTGCTGAACCCGGACGAGATCGAGCTCACCGTGTCGGCGAACGGCGGTGGCAACCCCTTCGAGATGGGGCAGGTCACGCTGTCGTCCTCGTTCAGCGACGGCGAACTGACGCCCTACGGCGAGGTCCTGAACGGCATCTTCCACGACGACCCGCTGCTGTCGATCCGTGGCGACGTCGCGGAGCGCTGCTGGGAGATCGTCGAGCCGGTCGTCGCCGCCTGGAAGGCCGACGAGGTCCCGCTCGAGGAGTACCGCGCCGGTTCGCGCGGTCCCGCAGACTGGGAGTCGTCGTCCTGA
- a CDS encoding glycoside hydrolase family 15 protein, translated as MGGRWFDRCMPQRIEDHAIIGDCYSAALVDRAGTIDWACLPRFDSPSTFAALLGDEHDGHWTLRPTDAEARAERHYAPDSLVLRTVWTTATGVVEVTEFMPIDAHRASIVRRVRGLRGSVDLRQTLRIRFDYARALPWVRQVGDDDGPALLATAGPDSVLVRGSRFHADDHRHVADATVHDGDVIDTVLTWYPSHREPPEPLDVDQALTRTIDWWHDWSGKTQVEGPYADATRQSLLFLRAMTHAETGGVVAAVTTSLPEDPGGERNWDYRYVWLRDASLALASLIAHGYQDEAKHWRRWLLRAIAGDPADVQIMYGIAGERELPERELDELPGYLGSKPVRIGNGAYTQYQGDVFGEVLAALHDARELGLEENADSWALQRALLGYVEQHWKEPDNGIWEMRGPRRSFTHSRAMIWAAFDRGVAAVEEFGLEGPVDRWRQLRDAVRAEIDEHGWNAERGAFRQHYDTDEVDASLLVLPQIGYCKADDPRMLGTVAAIEHDLRVGDDGLILRYRTSSGFDGLRGSEHPFLACSFWLVEQYAASGRIEDAERLMDVLVGAANDVGMLSEEIDVATGHHIGNTPQALSHLTLVSASDAINRARGKAAGHRTRVSQRDGSTRSVTGEGEQAGTPA; from the coding sequence ATCGGCGGTCGGTGGTTCGATCGGTGCATGCCCCAGCGAATCGAAGACCACGCGATCATCGGCGACTGCTACTCGGCGGCGCTCGTCGACCGCGCCGGCACCATCGACTGGGCGTGCCTGCCGCGCTTCGACAGTCCGTCGACGTTCGCGGCACTCCTGGGTGACGAGCACGACGGTCACTGGACCCTCCGTCCGACCGACGCAGAAGCACGTGCCGAGCGCCACTACGCCCCGGACTCCCTGGTCCTGCGCACCGTCTGGACCACCGCGACCGGCGTCGTCGAGGTCACGGAGTTCATGCCCATCGACGCGCACCGTGCCAGCATCGTCCGCCGGGTCCGCGGTCTGCGTGGATCGGTCGACCTGCGCCAGACGCTGCGCATCCGGTTCGACTACGCCCGGGCCCTGCCCTGGGTCCGACAGGTCGGCGACGACGACGGTCCCGCCCTGCTCGCCACGGCCGGTCCCGACTCCGTCCTGGTGCGTGGCTCCCGCTTCCACGCGGACGACCACCGGCACGTCGCCGACGCGACCGTGCACGACGGCGACGTCATCGACACCGTGCTCACCTGGTACCCGTCGCACCGCGAGCCGCCGGAGCCGCTCGACGTGGACCAGGCGCTCACCCGGACCATCGACTGGTGGCACGACTGGAGCGGCAAGACCCAGGTGGAGGGGCCGTACGCCGACGCGACCCGGCAGTCGCTGCTGTTCCTGCGGGCGATGACGCATGCCGAGACCGGCGGGGTGGTCGCCGCGGTCACCACGAGCCTGCCCGAGGACCCGGGTGGCGAGCGGAACTGGGACTACCGGTACGTCTGGCTCCGTGACGCGTCGCTCGCCCTGGCGTCGCTGATCGCGCACGGGTACCAGGACGAGGCCAAGCACTGGCGCCGCTGGCTGCTGCGCGCGATCGCCGGCGACCCGGCCGACGTCCAGATCATGTACGGCATCGCCGGCGAGCGAGAGCTCCCCGAGCGCGAGCTCGACGAACTGCCCGGCTACCTCGGGTCCAAGCCGGTCCGGATCGGCAACGGCGCGTACACGCAGTACCAGGGCGACGTGTTCGGCGAGGTCCTGGCGGCCCTGCACGACGCGCGCGAGCTGGGGCTCGAGGAGAACGCGGACTCGTGGGCACTGCAGCGCGCCCTCCTCGGCTACGTCGAGCAGCACTGGAAGGAACCGGACAACGGCATCTGGGAGATGCGCGGGCCGCGACGCAGCTTCACGCACTCGCGCGCGATGATCTGGGCGGCGTTCGACCGCGGCGTCGCCGCGGTCGAGGAGTTCGGACTCGAGGGCCCGGTCGACCGGTGGCGCCAGCTCCGTGACGCCGTGCGCGCGGAGATCGACGAGCACGGGTGGAACGCCGAGCGTGGCGCTTTCCGCCAGCACTACGACACCGACGAGGTCGACGCCAGCCTGCTCGTGCTCCCCCAGATCGGCTACTGCAAGGCGGACGACCCACGCATGCTCGGCACGGTCGCCGCGATCGAGCACGACCTCCGGGTCGGCGACGACGGACTGATCCTGCGGTACCGCACCTCGTCGGGGTTCGACGGCCTGCGCGGCAGCGAGCACCCGTTCCTGGCCTGCTCGTTCTGGCTCGTCGAGCAGTACGCGGCCTCGGGGCGCATCGAGGACGCGGAACGGCTCATGGACGTGCTCGTCGGTGCTGCGAACGACGTCGGCATGCTCTCCGAGGAGATCGACGTCGCCACCGGGCACCACATCGGGAACACCCCGCAGGCACTCTCGCACCTGACCCTGGTGTCGGCGTCGGACGCGATCAACCGGGCTCGGGGCAAGGCGGCCGGCCACCGCACCCGGGTGTCGCAGCGTGACGGCTCCACCCGGTCCGTGACCGGCGAGGGCGAGCAGGCCGGCACGCCCGCCTGA
- a CDS encoding phosphatase domain-containing protein, with product MPDPTSHEPSLAEPILHRAARIEDAVQEFREQRARRRGQVPTVIPYTGYGAPGWIRVLCRVLLTRRGLASDVSYEGVRGWKSFTSVAVDHAEVTVTAGGTSHTVQSDRGGVVDTIVPIDLEPGWHTVRLSAGGQRDVEAEVFIVHPDTRFGLLSDIDDTVMVTALPRPLLAAWNSFVVTEHARRPVPGMSVLYERVLAQHPGAPTVYLSTGAWNVAPTLQRFLTRNMYPSGTLLLTDWGPTHDRFFRSGQMHKHENLRRLARDFPDVQWLLVGDDGQHDETLYGDFVREHPGNVAGVAIRQLSTSEAVLAGGRSRAQERSRDSSAPWVYAPDGAGLWTELGRIGLADLGDQPDS from the coding sequence ATGCCCGACCCGACGTCCCACGAACCGTCGTTGGCCGAGCCCATCCTGCACCGAGCCGCCCGCATCGAGGACGCCGTGCAGGAGTTCCGTGAACAGCGTGCCCGCCGCCGCGGACAGGTCCCGACCGTCATCCCCTACACCGGGTACGGCGCGCCGGGGTGGATCCGCGTGCTGTGCCGGGTGCTCCTCACGCGGCGCGGCCTGGCGTCCGACGTGTCCTACGAGGGCGTCCGCGGGTGGAAGTCCTTCACGAGCGTCGCGGTCGACCACGCCGAGGTGACGGTCACCGCGGGCGGGACCTCGCACACCGTGCAGTCCGACCGGGGCGGCGTCGTCGACACGATCGTGCCGATCGACCTCGAGCCCGGGTGGCACACCGTCCGGCTGTCCGCGGGCGGGCAGCGTGACGTCGAGGCCGAGGTCTTCATCGTCCACCCCGACACGCGCTTCGGGCTGCTGTCCGACATCGACGACACCGTCATGGTGACCGCGCTCCCCCGGCCCCTGCTCGCCGCGTGGAACTCCTTCGTCGTCACCGAGCACGCCCGCCGCCCGGTGCCGGGCATGTCCGTCCTGTACGAGCGCGTCCTCGCGCAGCACCCCGGCGCCCCGACCGTCTACCTGTCCACCGGGGCGTGGAACGTCGCGCCGACGCTGCAGCGCTTCCTGACGCGCAACATGTACCCGTCCGGCACGCTCCTGCTGACCGACTGGGGCCCCACCCACGACCGGTTCTTCCGCAGCGGGCAGATGCACAAGCACGAGAACCTCCGGCGCCTGGCACGCGACTTCCCCGACGTGCAGTGGCTGCTGGTCGGCGACGACGGGCAGCACGACGAGACCCTGTACGGCGACTTCGTCCGCGAGCACCCCGGCAACGTCGCCGGCGTGGCGATCCGGCAGCTGTCGACGAGTGAAGCAGTGCTCGCCGGTGGTCGGTCGCGCGCCCAGGAGCGATCGCGGGACTCCAGCGCGCCGTGGGTCTACGCCCCGGACGGTGCCGGCCTGTGGACCGAACTCGGCCGGATCGGGCTCGCCGACCTCGGCGACCAGCCCGACAGCTGA